From a single Mus caroli chromosome X, CAROLI_EIJ_v1.1, whole genome shotgun sequence genomic region:
- the LOC110286835 gene encoding mitochondrial intermembrane space import and assembly protein 40-like: MAYSPQEEKDKVVFVTKEDHESPSTAELVVDDPNDPHAENGLILPSGNINWNCPCLGGMASGPCGEQFKSAFSCFHHSTEEIKGSDCASEYQALKECMQKYPDIYPEEENESESEDDDNSDIYQEALQNEEDEEEDDDVDDYYYEGLENAEEEEEEEEEDDDYYEVEEYEEEEEEDDDDYYYENNYYNNNDYYDDEDYYYYEDNYYKEEEDEIYYEADYQEEGEDEEDEEDEDAFYEANYFGEEDEEEPAEAAKPKEEADAAEASSGGKLQYFSA; encoded by the coding sequence ATGGCCTACAGCCCgcaggaagagaaagataaagtTGTATTCGTGACCAAAGAAGACCACGAAAGTCCCAGCACTGCCGAGCTGGTGGTTGACGACCCCAATGATCCCCATGCAGAGAATGGACTGATACTGCCAAGTGGAAACATTAACTGGAATTGCCCGTGCCTTGGAGGAATGGCCAGCGGCCCCTGTGGGGAGCAGTTCAAGTCTGCCTTTTCCTGCTTCCACCATAGCACCGAAGAAATCAAGGGATCCGATTGTGCAAGTGAGTACCAGGCCTTGAAGGAGTGCATGCAGAAATACCCAGACATCTATCCTGAAGAAGAGAATGAGAGCGAGAGCGAGGACGACGACAACTCGGACATCTACCAGGAGGCCCTGCAGaatgaggaggatgaagaagaggacgATGATGTCGATGACTACTACTACGAGGGGCTTGAGAATgcggaggaagaggaggaggaggaggaggaagatgacgATTACTACGAAGTAGAGGAgtatgaggaggaggaagaggaggacgatGATGATTACTATTACGAGAACAACTATTACAACAATAACGACTACTATGATGATGAAGACTACTACTACTACGAAGACAACTATtataaggaggaagaagatgaaatcTACTACGAGGCTGACtaccaggaggagggagaggatgaggaggatgaagaggatgaggaTGCTTTCTATGAGGCTAACTATTTCggtgaggaggatgaagaggagccAGCGGAGGCAGCCAAACCCAAGGAGGAAGCAGACGCCGCTGAGGCCTCCTCTGGAGGCAAATTGCAGTACTTCAGCGCCTGA